Part of the Flavobacterium sp. MDT1-60 genome, AACGAATGACGGAATCTACATCAACCTGCACGAAGCAGCTTTGATCAATTATTCTTGTATGCATTTGAATTTAGATGATAAAAATATGATTTTTGAATCTTGGTTAACACCAGATGCAAAAGGAGATAAAGGTTATATTCAGGCGCCAGGCCATTCGCCGTGGAGAACAATTATGGTTAGTGATGACGCGAGAGAAATCTTAGCTTCAAAAATGACATTAAACTTAAATGATCCATCAAAAATTGATGATACTTCCTGGATTAAACCAGTAAAATACGTTGGTGTTTGGTGGGAAATGATTACAGGAAAAAGTTCCTGGTCTTACACAAATGATTTTCCAACAGTACAATTGGGCGTTTCTGATTTCTCAAAAGCAAAACCAAGCGGAACACACGGAGCAAACAATGCTAACGTAAAAAAATACATTGATTTTGCTGCTGCAAATGGTTTCGACGCAGTTTTAGTTGAAGGTTGGAACGAAGGCTGGGAAGATTGGTTTGGACATTCAAAAGATTATGTTTTTGATTTCCTTACGCCTTACCCTGATTTTGATGTAAAAGGTTTGCACGAATACGCAAAATCTAAAGGAATCAAAATTATCATGCATCATGAAACTTCTGGTTCTGTTCGTAACTACGAGCGCCATATGGATAAAGCGTACCAATTCATGAAAGACAACGGATACGATGCTGTAAAAAGCGGTTATGTTGGAGATATTTTGCCTCGTGGTGAAAATCATTACGATCAATGGATTGTAAACCACTATCAATACGCAATCGAAAAAGCAGCAGATTATAAAATTATGGTAAACGCGCACGAAGCTGTTCGCCCAACCGGAATTTGCAGAACATACCCAAACTTAATTGGAAACGAAGCAGCAAGAGGAACAGAATACCAGGCTTTTGGCGGTTCTAAACCAAATCACGTTACAGTTTTACCTTTTACTCGTTTAATTGGAGGTCCAATGGATTACACTCCTGGAATCTTCGAAATGGATATTAGCAAAATGAATCCGGATAACAAATCGCATGTAAACAGTACAATCTGTAATCAATTAGCATTATACGTTACGATGTATAGCCCGTTGCAAATGGCGGCAGATACTCCGGATAATTACAACCGTTTTCCAGATGCTTTCCAATTCATTAAAGATGTGGCTGTAGATTGGTCTGAAAGTAAATATATCGAAGCTGAACCTGGTGATTTTATTACTGTTGCCCGTAAAGCAAAAGGAACAAACAATTGGTTTGTTGGAAACGTAAACGGAGACAATTCCCGTACCTCAAACATCGATTTCAGTTTCCTTGAAAAAGGAAAAAAATACACCGCAACCATTTATGCTGATGCAAAAGATGCGCATTACAAAACAAATCCGCAAGCTTATACTATCAAGAAAATTGCTGTAACAAATAAATCAAAATTATCGCAGTTATCTGCTCCTGGCGGAGGTTATGCAATCAGCATAATTGAAACCAAATAATTTCTTAAAGGCAAGTAATCTCCCCCAGGATTGCTTGTCTTTTTTTTAATAACATCTTTTTTGTCACATCGAGCGGAGTCGAGATGCCGCAAAAGTTCTCGACTCCGCTCGAACTGACAATGAAGATAATTACATCCAGATATTATGAACATCCAAAAAAAATCATTCCAAACCAACCACATATTCTACATAATACTCCTATTCATCCTAATATTTTCTGCTTCCGCGAAAGCGCAAATCCAGAAAGTAGAACCACCATTTTGGTACGCCGGAATGAAAAATTCGGAATTGCAGATTATGTTTTACGGAAAAAATATCGCACAATATGAAGCTTCGGTTTCTAATAATGTGGTGATTAAAAATGTCGAAAAAACAGAAAACCCAAACTATCTTTTTGTTACGATTGAAACACAAAATATCAAAGCTTCTGAATTGGTTTTCTCTTTTAAAACCAACAACAAAGTTGCCTTTACTCAAAAATACTCCCTTAAAGAAAGAAGAGCCAATTCGGCTGACCGAAAAAGCTACGATTCTTCAGACCTGATTTACCTAATTATGCCGGATCGTTTTGTTAACGGAAATCCGAAAAATGACAGCAATGCTTCTTTAACTGAAAAAGGAAATCGTCAGGAACCGGCCGGGCGTCATGGTGGAGATATCGAAGGAATTATCAAAAACTTAGATTATATTTCGTCTTTAGGTGCAACTACAATCTGGAACACGCCTTTATGCGAAGACAACGACAAACAACATTCATATCATGGATATGCACAGTCTGACGTTTACAAAATAGATCCTCGTTACGGAACGAACGAAGATTACGTTCGTTTATCATCAGAATTGCATAAGAAAAATATGAAACTGGTAATGGATTATGTTACGAATCACTGGGGAATTACCCACTGGATGATGAAAGACATACCAACCAAAACCTGGTTCAATCAATTTGAAAATTTCACGCAAACACACCACAGACGTGAGGTAATTACAGATATTCATGCTTCAAAAATAGATCAGGAAGTTTGTGTTGATGGCTGGTTTGTACCTTCTATGCCAGACTTGAATTTAAGAAATCCTTTAGTGGCTAAATACTTAACTCAAAATGCCATCTGGTGGATAGAATTTGCTAATCTTGATGGGTTTAGAGTCGATACTTATAATTACTCTGACCAAACGGCAATGGCCAATTGGGCAAAATCAATTACGAATGAATATCCTAATTTTAATATTGTTGGTGAAATCTGGATGCACAATCAGGCGAATTTAGCCTATTGGCAAAAAGACAGTAAAATTGGTGCGATCGAAAACTACAATTCGAATTTACCAAGTGTAATGGATTTTACGCTTCAAAGTCAGGTTACTTCTGCTTTCAACGAAGACGAACCAAACTGGGACAGCGGGTTAATTAAATTCTATAACAATTTTGCAATGGATTATTTATATCCAAATACAAATAACATTTTAGTTTTTGCCGAAAATCATGACACTGATCGTATGAACGATAACTTTAAATACGATTTTCCAAAATATAAACTGGCGATGACTTTATTGGCTACAGTTCGTGGAATTCCACAAGTTTATTACGGTTCAGAAATTGGAATGGGTGGCGAAAAAAGTAAAGGCGACGCAGATATTCGTCAGGATTTTCCTGGCGGATGGGATGGCGATAAAAACAATGCATTAACCGCAGCAGGAAGAACAGCTCAACAAGCACAATATTTTGATTTTACTTCAAAATTATTCAATTGGAGAAAATCTAATGAAGCTATTCATACGGGGAAAATGACGCACTATATTCCGGAAAACAACACGTATGTTTATTTCAGATATAATGATGTGAAAACGGTTATGGTCGTTTTTAATAACAATGCAAAAGCACAAACTGTGAAGACAAATCGTTTTAAAGAAAATATCAAAAACTTTAAATCAGGAAAAGATGTTTTGACTGGAAAAACATTCGATTTAGCTACTGAAATTACATTGGAACCAAAATCAGCTCTGGTTTTAGAATTGGAATAGATATTACATAAATTTTATCGTAGAGGCGCACAGCAGTGCGTCTCCGCAAAGTTTTTTAGCCACAGATTGTAGGATTTACACAGATTTGTTTGCCACGACACGAGCGAAAGCCAACTGGCGAAGCAATTTCACAAATTTCCACGAATTAATTCATCAGATTTAAATTTGTGAAAATTTGTGAAATTCGTGGCAAAAGAAAAAATCATTTTAATCTTGTAATCTGTGGCTTATTTTTTCAACACAATGCATCTAAAATATTCCTAAATAATGAAAAAATACACTTTCCTTTTTTTATCTTTAGTATTCTTAATCACGAGTTGTTCTGGCTCAAAATCAGTTTCAATGAATAACGAAAATACTTCAAAAACACCTTTCGTCTGGGAAGGAGCTAATGTTTACTTTTTACTTACCGATCGTTTTTATAATGGAAATACGGCAAACGATTTAAATTTCAACAGAACCAAAACACCTGCAAAACTACGCGGATTTGAAGGCGGAGATATTATTGGAATTACAAAAAAAATCGAATCTGGTTATTTTGAGCGATTGGGAATAAATGCCATTTGGCTTACGCCGATTGTAGAGCAAATTCATGATGGTGTTGATGAAGGAACGGGTCTTAGTTATGGATTTCATGGTTATTGGGCGAGAGACTGGACGGCTTTAGATCCGAATTTCGGAACAAAAGAAGATTTGGCAAAATTGGTTCAAAAAGCCCATGAAAAGGGTATCCGAATTATTCTCGACGGCGTTATCAACCATACCGGCCCCGTAACTCCCGAAGATCCCGTTTGGCCTGCTGACTGGGTTAGAACCGGAGTCGTTTGCGATTACAAATCGTTTGAAAATACAACAATGTGTACTTTAGTCGATAATCTTCCGGATGTACGAACAGAAAGTACGCAGGAAGTTCAACTCCCTCCTTTTTTGATTGAAAAATGGAAAAAAGAAAACCGTTATGAAAAAGAAATGGCTTCATTGGATGAATTTTTCAAACGAACCAATTATCCAAGAACACCAAAATATTACATCATAAAATGGCTGACAGATTATATAGTTGAATTCGGAATTGACGGGTACAGAGCTGATACCGTAAAACATACCAACGAAGATGTTTGGGCCGATTTTAAAAAGGAATGTGATTATGCTTTCGAAACCTGGAAGAAACATCATCCGTTACAAGTTTTAGATCAAAACCCATTTTATACGATTGCTGAAGTTTATGGCTACGGAATCAGCGGTGGTCAGGATTATGATTTTGGAGATAGAAAAGTAAATTATTTCCAAAACGGATTCAACAGCATGATTAATTTTGAATTCAAATGGAACTCGGCCCAAAACAATTATGAAGGTTTATTTTCGAAATATTCGAATGCTTTAAACAACGAATTAAAAGGATATTCTGTCCTCAATTATATGTCTTCTCACGACGATGGGCAGCCGTTTGATGCGAACAGAACAAAAAGCATCGAAGCCGGAACCAAATTATTATTATCTCCTGGAATGTCACAAGTTTATTATGGTGATGAATCCGGAAGATCTTTAGTTGTGGAAGGCACTAACGGCGATGCAACTTTACGTTCCAACATGAACTGGGATGATATTCTGAACAATCAGGAAACAAAAAAAACACTTTTGCATTGGCAGAAATTAGGACAATTCAGAAAAAACCATCCTGCAATTGGCGCCGGAATTCATCAGCAAATTAGTTCAGAACCTTATGTTTTCTCCAGAACTTTCTCTAAAGGAGCTTTCGAAGATAAAGTCGTTATTGGTTTAGATTTACCAAAAGCCAAAAAAGAAATTCCTGTAAATTCTATCTTCGAAAACGGAACAAAATTAAGAGACGCTTATTCAGATCAAAACGTCGAAGTTATCGATGGAAAAGTTACCATTGATAGTGATTTCGATGTCGTTTTATTGGAACGTACTTAACCGCAAAGAGCGCAAAGTTTTACGCTAGGTTCGCAAAGTTTTTTAGCCACGAATTCACGAATTTAAATCTTCAAAGATTGTCAAAAAATAATTCGTGAATTCGTGGCCATTTAATTTTTATAAATTCCTTGCGACCTTTGCGTAAAACTTTGCGACCTTTGCGGTTAAACTCTATAGACATGCTAAAGATTGCACATCGTGGTGCCAAAGGATACGAACCTGAAAACACCTTACAGGCTTTTCAAAAAGCATTAGACTTAAATGCTGATGGAATCGAACTCGACGTTCACTTAAGTGCTGACGGACATATAATCGTAATTCACGACGAAACCATCGATAAAATGACCAACGGAAAAGGTTTTGTAAATACCTTATCTTTGCCCGAATTAAAATCATTTTTGATTGCTGAAAAGCATGAAATTCCAACTTTAAAAGAAGTTTTTGATCTCGTAGACAAAAAATGCCTGATCAATATCGAGTTGAAAAATTTCGATACTTTCCCTAAAGTTGTTTCTTTAATTGAAGAATATGTTTCAGAGAAAAATTGGAAATACGATCATTTTATTGTCTCTAGTTTTGATTGGAATGCCTTGCAACATGTTCATGATTTAAATCAAAATATTCCGATTGGCGTATTAACCGAAACAAATTTGAATTTAGCTTTGGCTTTCGCCGAAACAATAAAAGCAAAGGCCATTAATCCCTATTATCATTTATTGAATTTGGAAA contains:
- a CDS encoding alpha-amylase family glycosyl hydrolase, translated to MKKYTFLFLSLVFLITSCSGSKSVSMNNENTSKTPFVWEGANVYFLLTDRFYNGNTANDLNFNRTKTPAKLRGFEGGDIIGITKKIESGYFERLGINAIWLTPIVEQIHDGVDEGTGLSYGFHGYWARDWTALDPNFGTKEDLAKLVQKAHEKGIRIILDGVINHTGPVTPEDPVWPADWVRTGVVCDYKSFENTTMCTLVDNLPDVRTESTQEVQLPPFLIEKWKKENRYEKEMASLDEFFKRTNYPRTPKYYIIKWLTDYIVEFGIDGYRADTVKHTNEDVWADFKKECDYAFETWKKHHPLQVLDQNPFYTIAEVYGYGISGGQDYDFGDRKVNYFQNGFNSMINFEFKWNSAQNNYEGLFSKYSNALNNELKGYSVLNYMSSHDDGQPFDANRTKSIEAGTKLLLSPGMSQVYYGDESGRSLVVEGTNGDATLRSNMNWDDILNNQETKKTLLHWQKLGQFRKNHPAIGAGIHQQISSEPYVFSRTFSKGAFEDKVVIGLDLPKAKKEIPVNSIFENGTKLRDAYSDQNVEVIDGKVTIDSDFDVVLLERT
- a CDS encoding glycoside hydrolase family 13 protein is translated as MNIQKKSFQTNHIFYIILLFILIFSASAKAQIQKVEPPFWYAGMKNSELQIMFYGKNIAQYEASVSNNVVIKNVEKTENPNYLFVTIETQNIKASELVFSFKTNNKVAFTQKYSLKERRANSADRKSYDSSDLIYLIMPDRFVNGNPKNDSNASLTEKGNRQEPAGRHGGDIEGIIKNLDYISSLGATTIWNTPLCEDNDKQHSYHGYAQSDVYKIDPRYGTNEDYVRLSSELHKKNMKLVMDYVTNHWGITHWMMKDIPTKTWFNQFENFTQTHHRREVITDIHASKIDQEVCVDGWFVPSMPDLNLRNPLVAKYLTQNAIWWIEFANLDGFRVDTYNYSDQTAMANWAKSITNEYPNFNIVGEIWMHNQANLAYWQKDSKIGAIENYNSNLPSVMDFTLQSQVTSAFNEDEPNWDSGLIKFYNNFAMDYLYPNTNNILVFAENHDTDRMNDNFKYDFPKYKLAMTLLATVRGIPQVYYGSEIGMGGEKSKGDADIRQDFPGGWDGDKNNALTAAGRTAQQAQYFDFTSKLFNWRKSNEAIHTGKMTHYIPENNTYVYFRYNDVKTVMVVFNNNAKAQTVKTNRFKENIKNFKSGKDVLTGKTFDLATEITLEPKSALVLELE
- a CDS encoding glycoside hydrolase family 97 protein; amino-acid sequence: MKNLFFASLVLLAFCSIAKAQQLKSPEGKFVMEFSLQNDGTPTYSLKYKNKDVVKTSKLGLELKDDKKSLLNDFTVVDTKTTTFDESWKPVWGEVDNIRNHYNELAVTLNQKGTDRQIVIRFRLFEDGLGFRYEFPTQKNLTYFIIKEERTQFAMAGDHTAFWIPGDYDTQEYDYTKSKLSEIRGLSQKAYTANVSQKNFSPTGVQTSLMLKTNDGIYINLHEAALINYSCMHLNLDDKNMIFESWLTPDAKGDKGYIQAPGHSPWRTIMVSDDAREILASKMTLNLNDPSKIDDTSWIKPVKYVGVWWEMITGKSSWSYTNDFPTVQLGVSDFSKAKPSGTHGANNANVKKYIDFAAANGFDAVLVEGWNEGWEDWFGHSKDYVFDFLTPYPDFDVKGLHEYAKSKGIKIIMHHETSGSVRNYERHMDKAYQFMKDNGYDAVKSGYVGDILPRGENHYDQWIVNHYQYAIEKAADYKIMVNAHEAVRPTGICRTYPNLIGNEAARGTEYQAFGGSKPNHVTVLPFTRLIGGPMDYTPGIFEMDISKMNPDNKSHVNSTICNQLALYVTMYSPLQMAADTPDNYNRFPDAFQFIKDVAVDWSESKYIEAEPGDFITVARKAKGTNNWFVGNVNGDNSRTSNIDFSFLEKGKKYTATIYADAKDAHYKTNPQAYTIKKIAVTNKSKLSQLSAPGGGYAISIIETK
- a CDS encoding glycerophosphodiester phosphodiesterase family protein; protein product: MLKIAHRGAKGYEPENTLQAFQKALDLNADGIELDVHLSADGHIIVIHDETIDKMTNGKGFVNTLSLPELKSFLIAEKHEIPTLKEVFDLVDKKCLINIELKNFDTFPKVVSLIEEYVSEKNWKYDHFIVSSFDWNALQHVHDLNQNIPIGVLTETNLNLALAFAETIKAKAINPYYHLLNLENTQEIKEKGFLVLPWTVNIEEDIQKIKNYKVDGIITDFPDKI